Proteins encoded by one window of Conger conger chromosome 1, fConCon1.1, whole genome shotgun sequence:
- the LOC133133235 gene encoding uncharacterized protein LOC133133235 gives MVNLSQLVTALYLLELLLIGLQWQLCGGTVIYSSQGATVALPCGSNTHRSCSAVLWRFRERFIFFKDLVHSGKVTDFKSRGGRVSVGPDCSLHISNLSTEDGGQYTCEDGAISANTSLQLLNITVTPNTGLMARTKSTLNCYLSVSTGVAFCNHTGVSLRWVSETGAKLSGSRYEISHPSPCYSILAVKLTRTDHNKIWRCQLIEGKEVKTTQSYVTKLIDGVEEVFAVVGGPVTLPCTDPALLGAGEIFQWSMGEKTVITQTQEDDDAALANRKIQGFIVKPDSSLLIKSVTTAHSGNYKCSQLNDAGLATAHRRILLHTLEVNRDHTSVPPQQNSNFTLTCSLTCADACEKNMNLTWHRSAAAGQEGGTFVQVNNTLISQLFVPELEVSERIVCIVLRDGTERVTQGWAVQVDYTLPVIVSCVLLLILLLSATGVGIYLKRKQETHTGDEYANFRVGNHMALYEECGEPAYKRAPEKIDLGGAHSISTIYALQSAVNQ, from the exons ATGGTTAATCTCTCACAGCTTGTCACAGCCCTGTATCTCTTGGAACTGCTTCTGATAGGACTACAATGGCAATTATGCG GTGGGACAGTTATCTACTCATCACAAGGAGCTACTGTGGCTCTGCCATGTGGCTCAAATACTCACAGATCCTGCTCAGCGGTCCTTTGGAGATTCAGGGAGAGGTTCATATTTTTTAAGGATTTAGTCCATTCTGGGAAGGTGACAGACTTCAAGAGCAGAGGcgggagagtgagtgtgggcCCAGACTGTTCACTGCACATATCTAATCTGAGTACAGAGGATGGAGGACAGTACACCTGTGAGGATGGAGCCATCTCTGCAAACACATCTCTTCAACTGCTCAACA TAACTGTGACCCCAAACACTGGCCTCATGGCCAGAACAAAGTCAACTCTAAATTGTTACTTGTCTGTCTCCACCGGTGTTGCATTTTGTAACCACACTGGGGTAAGTCTCCGCTGGGTAAGTGAGACCGGCGCTAAGTTATCGGGCAGCAGGTATGAGATCTCCCATCCATCTCCATGCTACTCCATCCTAGCAGTGAAACTCACAAGGACAGACCATAATAAGATCTGGAGGTGTCAGCTGATCGAGGGGAAGGAAGTGAAGACCACACAGAGCTATGTCACCAAACTCATAG acggtGTAGAGGAAGTGTTTGCAGTAGTAGGAGGGCCTGTGACTTTGCCCTGCACTGACCCTGCACTCCTTGGTGCGGGAGAAATATTTCAGTGGTCTATGGGAGAAAAAACCGTGATTACTCAGACCCAGGAGGACGATGACGCAGCATTGGCCAACAGAAAGATCCAAGGTTTTATAGTGAAACCAGACTCTTCATTACTAATCAAGTCTGTGACAACAGCACACTCTGGAAACTACAAGTGTTCACAGCTCAACGACGCAGGCCTCGCCACCGCACACAGGAGAATACTGCTGCACACACTGGAGG TGAATAGAGACCACACCAGCGTTCCTCCCCAGCAAAACAGCAACTTTACTCTCAcctgctcactcacctgtgCAGATGCCTGtgagaaaaacatgaatttgaCTTGGCATCGCAGTGCAGCGGCCGGCCAAGAGGGCGGAACTTTTGTGCAAGTGAACAACACCCTGATCTCCCAGCTATTTGTCCCTGAGCTTGAAGTCTCAGAGAGGATTGTGTGCATCGTGCTGAGGGATGGGACAGAAAGAGTGACACAAGGCTGGGCAGTGCAAG TTGATTATACATTGCCTGTTATAGTAAGCTGTGTCCTTCTACTGATACTGCTACTTTCTGCTACTGGAGTGGGAATCTATTTGAAGAGGAAGCAAGAGACACACACTG GAGATGAATATGCCAATTTCAGAGTGGGAAACCAT ATGGCTCTTTACGAAGAGTGTGGGGAGCCAGCCTATAAAAGAGCTCCAGAGAAAATTGACTTGGGAGGTGCACACTCAATTAGCACCATTTATGCTCTGCAGTCAGCTGTGAACCAGTAA